Proteins found in one Amphiura filiformis chromosome 14, Afil_fr2py, whole genome shotgun sequence genomic segment:
- the LOC140170379 gene encoding uncharacterized protein isoform X2 yields MVAGTDAQEEYDPAEENAMNEKEWTAIMKKLAKVPPKQFPDRVRDLKHLTENINAAQPPPNVMGAEDFEEIELMAEEMAMDMEEEEEEEEAAAEIEERPVPVAPAMIDEGAVPPLVEEPPRVFDRIRTGKKGNKKRGGKGKGKGKGKRGKSNKN; encoded by the exons ATGGTTGCTGGCACAGATGCACAGGAAGAATATGATCCAG CTGAAGAAAATGCCATGAATGAGAAAGAATGGACAGCCATCATGAAGAAACTGGCTAAAGTTCCTCCAAAACAGTTCCCAGACCGTGTTAGAGATCTCAAGCATCTCACAGAAAATATTAACGCAGCGCAGCCACCACCAAACGTCATGGGTGCAGAGGACTTTGAGGAAATAGAATTAATGGCAGAAGAG ATGGCCATGGACatggaggaagaagaagaagaagaagaggcagCAGCTGAAATTGAAGAGCGACCCGTCCCTGTCGCACCAGCCATGATTGATGAGGGCGCTGTCCCACCACTAGTTGAAGAACCCCCACGTGTCTTTGACAGGATCAGGACCGGCAAGAAAGGAAATAAGAAGCGAGGTGGCAAGGGCAAGGGAAAAGGTAAAGGAAAACGAGGAAAGAGTAATAAGAACTAG